One genomic region from Terriglobia bacterium encodes:
- a CDS encoding M48 family metalloprotease, with the protein MTGSKQDKLRKKYDITKIGARSIGAGLNFYSFEREARLGKDIADQIDASVKLNTDPLVNGYIGRIALKLVTHSDSKIPLTVKVIYDAQPNAFAVPGGYLYVTTGLILFCDDEAELAGAMAHEIAHIAARHGTKNLTKRELWGLAAIPLTMVGGPAGAAVTSFASVAGPLTFLKLGRNEELEADLLGVEYAYLAGYDPQEFIKFFEKTKIAAGARANFFGRAFATHPQAEDRIRRVQSGVQILLPPRDEYILDTNDFQEVKSALASDLAEKAAVEKPVLLHSTPEDPDVPPDEQETQD; encoded by the coding sequence ATGACGGGTTCCAAGCAGGACAAGCTGCGAAAGAAATACGACATAACCAAGATTGGCGCACGAAGCATTGGGGCGGGATTGAATTTTTATTCGTTCGAACGTGAGGCCCGCCTTGGCAAAGATATCGCCGACCAAATCGATGCGTCGGTGAAATTGAACACCGATCCGCTTGTTAATGGTTACATCGGAAGGATCGCGCTGAAACTGGTAACGCACTCCGATTCGAAGATTCCACTCACAGTCAAGGTTATATATGACGCTCAGCCGAATGCCTTTGCCGTCCCAGGTGGATATCTATACGTAACTACAGGCCTGATTCTTTTCTGCGATGATGAGGCAGAACTTGCTGGCGCAATGGCACACGAGATTGCGCACATTGCGGCTCGCCACGGAACAAAAAACCTGACCAAACGAGAACTATGGGGATTGGCCGCGATCCCCCTTACGATGGTAGGTGGGCCAGCGGGAGCCGCCGTGACCAGCTTCGCAAGTGTTGCTGGACCTCTGACCTTCCTTAAGCTTGGCAGGAATGAAGAGCTCGAGGCAGATCTCCTCGGTGTCGAGTATGCGTACCTTGCCGGCTACGATCCACAGGAATTTATCAAGTTTTTCGAGAAGACAAAGATAGCCGCCGGTGCCCGGGCGAATTTTTTCGGCAGAGCCTTTGCAACTCACCCGCAGGCGGAAGACCGGATCCGGCGCGTTCAGTCAGGAGTGCAAATCCTGCTCCCACCTCGGGACGAATATATCCTCGATACTAACGATTTTCAGGAAGTGAAGAGCGCTCTCGCAAGCGATCTTGCCGAGAAGGCCGCGGTTGAGAAGCCAGTCCTCCTGCACTCGACCCCCGAGGATCCAGATGTACCGCCGGATGAGCAGGAAACCCAAGACTAG